In Paenacidovorax monticola, the genomic window GAGCCCCGGCGCCAGTCCATGGGCGGTATCGGACATGGGACCGTAGAACGCCAGGTGGTGGGCGACGATGGTGGCACAGGCCACACCCTTGATCGTGTCGATCAAGGCGCTGCGGGACGGGGTGGACATGGAAGAATCAAACTGCTGGACGGCCTGCGGCACCAAGCTGGCAGGCCATGGCCGCAGGAAAACCCAGTATTGTGCTCCGTTTGCCCGGAACGTGCAGGCGCCGCGCCCTGGCGCATCCGGCTCACTGGTAGACCGGCACCAGGAAGTCGCGGCTGATGCCCGCGCCCAGCTCGTTCACCCGGTCCAGGAACTGCGTGAGGTAGGCATGCAGCCCCGTCGCGAGGATCTCGTCGATGCGGCCGTACTGCAGGTCGGCCAGCAGGCGCCCGGCCTTGCGCTGCGTCTCGCAGGACTGGTCGTTGGCCACCACGGCCAGGTTCTCCGCCACTTCGTGCAGGCTCGCGTGCAGCGAACGCGGCATGTCGCGCCGCAGGATCAGCAAATCGGCCACGCGCTCGGGCGTGATCACGTCGCGGTAGACCTTGCGGTACACCTCGAACGCCGAAACGCTGCGAAGGATGGCGCTCCAGTGGTAGAAGTCGAACTCCTGCGGCCCGCGCTCGCGCGCCGAGCCGTGGAAGTCGGCGTTGACGGCGTGGAACTTCACGTCGAGCAGCCGCGCCGTGTTGTCCGCGCGCTCCAGGAACGTGCCCAGGCGCAGAAAGTGGAAAGCCTCGTCCTGCAGCATCGTGCCCAGCGTGACGCCGCGCGAGAGGTGCGAGCGGTACTTGACCCACTCGAAGAACTGCCCCGGGTCGCGCTCGAAGGCGCCACTGTCGATCTGGCGGTGCAGTTCCAGCCAGGTCTGGTTCTGCGTTTCCCACACTTCGGTGGTGAGCGCGCCGCGCACGGCGCGCGCGTTCTCGCGCGCGGCCCGCAGGCAGGCCAGGATGGACGACGGGTTGCTGCCGTCGCGCACCATGAACTCCAGCACGCCTTCGCGCGTGACGCCGCCATGGCGCTGCGTGTAGGCGGGAATCAGCTCGCTGATCGACAGCAGGCCCAGCAGGCTCTCCTCGGCCACCGCGGCCGATTGCGGCAGCATTGAGGTCTCATAGGCCACGTTCAGCATGCGCGCGGTGTTCTCGGCGCGCTCGGTATAGCGGGACATCCAGAACAGATGATCGGCGGTACGGCTCAGCATGATGGTTGTCCTCCCTTATTCCTGTCCCAGCACCCAGGTGTCCTTGGTACCGCCCCCTTGCGAGGAGTTGACGACCAGGGAGCCTTCCTGCAGTGCCACGCGCGTGAGGCCGCCGGCCACCATCTGCACCTTCTGACCCGAGAGCACGAAGGGCCGCAGGTCGATGTGGCGCGGGGCGATGCCCGACTCCACGAACGTGGGGCAGCTCGACAGGCTCAGCGTGGGCTGGGCGATGTAGCCCGACGGATTGGCGACGAGCGCGCGGCGGAAGTCCTCGATCTCGGCCTTCGTCGCAGCGGGGCCGATCAGCATGCCGTAGCCGCCCGCGCCGTGCACCTCCTTCACCACCAGTTCCTCCAGGTGGTCCAGCACGTACTTCAGGTCGTCCGGCTTGCGGCACAGCCAGGTGGGTACGTTCTGCAGGATGGGCTCCTCGCCCAGGTAGAAGCGGATCATCTCCGGCACATAGGGGTAGACCGACTTGTCGTCGGCCACGCCCGTGCCCACGGCGTTGCAGATGGCCACGTTGCCCGCACGGTAGGCGGCCATGAGGCCCGCGCAGCCCAGCGTGGAGGTGGGCCGGAACACCTGCGGATCGAGGAAGTCGTCGTCCACGCGGCGGTAGATCACGTCCACGCGCTGCAGGCCGCGCGTGGTGCGCATGTACACGAAGTTGTCCTTGACCACGAGGTCCTGGCCCTCGACCAGCTCCACGCCCATCTGCTGCGCGAGGAAGGCATGCTCGAAGTAGGCGCTGTTGTACATGCCGGGCGTGAGCACCACCACCGTGGGCTCCGCCGTGGCGGGCGGCGCGCTCGCGCGCAGCGTGTCCAGCAGCATGTCGGGGTAATGCGCCACGGGCGCCACCCTGTGCAGCGAGAACAGCTCGGGGAAGAGCCGCATCATCATCTTGCGGTTCTCGAGCATGTAGCTCACGCCCGATGGCACGCGCAGGTTGTCCTCCAGCACGTAGTACACGCCCTCGCCCTTCGCATCGGGGGCGCGCACGATGTCGATGCCAGCGATGTGGGCATACAGGTCGCGCGAGACCTGCACCCCGGCCATTTCGGGGCGGTACTGCGCGTTGTTCAGGATCAGGTCGGTGGGCACCACGCCCGCGCGCAGGATCTCCTGCCCGTGGTACACGTCATGGATGAAACGGTTGAGCGCCGTCACGCGCTGCACCAGCCCCTGCTGCATGCGCGCCCACTCGTGCGCGGGGATGATGCGCGGGATCAGGTCGAACGGGATCAGGCGCTCCGTGCCTGCGTCGTTCTCGTCCTTGGCACCATAGACCGCGAAGGTGATGCCCACGCGGCGAAAGATCATCTCGGCCTCTTCGCGTCGCGCCTGCATGGCTTGCGCCGACTGAAGCGCCAGCCACTGCCCATAGCGCTTGTAGTGGGGGCGGATATCGCTGCCATCAAAGGGCAGCGCCTCGTACATCTCGTCGAACTTCTGCATGGAAGGTGCCTCCTGGACCCAGGATAGCAAGTTGCGGGCCCGCTCCTTCCGGCCACCCCCGCGCGGCACTCATGTACTTTCATGGCACCCCGGCATGCGCGATACTGCGCGTTGAACCCGGGCACCGCCCTGCCGCCCCGCCGCGGCGGACCATGAGCCTCGCTCAATCCCCGGGTGTGTGCTGCCAGTAGCGCGGCCGCTCGGCCCGTTCGCAGCGCACGCGCCCCGGCTCCTGCGACGACCAGTGCGCCGCGCCGCAGGCGGGCGACGCCACCAGTGCCACACCCCGCTCGCGGTAGCGCCGCGCCACCTCGGGCGCGGGGTGGCCGAAACGGTTGCGGTAGCCCGACTGCACCAGAGCGGTGCGCGGCGCCACCGCCTCGATGAATGCCGCGCTGGACGAGGTCTTGCTGCCGTGGTGGGGCACCAGCAGCACATCGGCCGCCAGGGCTGCACCACTCGCCAGCAAGGCCTGCTCCTGCGCCTGTTCGATGTCGCCCACCAGCAGCGCCGCACCGCCCTGCGCTGACGTGACGCGCAGCACGCAGCTCAGGGCATTGGAGCGCACGGGCTTCTGTGCGCCGGCAGGCTGAGGCTGCGGGTGCAGCACCTCGAAATCCACGCCGTCCCACTGCCAGCGCTGCCCGGCCAGGCACGGGGTCACGGCGCGCAGCGCCTGCAGCCCGGGCTCACCGGCGATGGAGCCGCTGAGCGCCGCGCCAGGCTGCGCCGCCAGCACCGCCGGCGCGCCGCCCACATGGTCGGCATCGCGGTGGCTCAGCATCACCTGATCCACCCGCTCGCCCAGGGTGCGCAGCAGGGGCACGAGCACGCGCTGGCCCGCATCGCTGTTCGGGCCATAGCGCGGCCCCGCGTCGTACAGCAGCGCATGCGTGGCCGTGCGCACCAGCACGGCGCTGCCCTGCCCCACGTCGGCTGCCAGCAGTTCGAACTGTCCTGGCGCGGGCCGCTCGGGCTGCCAGCACAGCGCGGGCAGCAGCAAGGGCAGCCCCAGCAGGCGCCACTGCCAGGGCCAGCGCAAGGCCAGGCAGGTGCCGCCCGCCACGGCCGCCCCGCCCGCCCACAGCGGCGCAGCCGGCAGCGACACCACGGCCCCGGGCCAGGCCGCCAGCGCCTGCAGCAGCGCGATGAGCGGGGCCAGGCTGGCAGCGGCCGCGCTCCACAGCGGCGCCCACAGCATGCCCGCCAACGCCAGCGGCGTGACCACGAGCGTCACCCAGGGAATGGCCACCAGGTTCGCCAGGGCCCCACCACCGACACCTGGCCGAACAGCAGCAGCGTGAGCGGCGTGAGGGCCAGCGTGACCACCCATTGCTCGCGCAGGAACCCCTTCAGCCGACCAGCCACGCCCAGCGGCCGGTCGCCATGCGCCACGAAATCGGAAGCAAACAGCACCCCCACCGCCACAAAGCTCAGCCAGAAGCCGGCCTGCAGCAGGGCCAGGGGTCGGCCAGCACCACCACGGCGCAGGCCAGCAGCCATACCTGCTGCCAGGGCCAGCGCCGCCCGGCCAGGCGCAGCAGCGCCACCACGGCCAGCATGCCCACCGTGCGCTGCGCGGGCACGCCCCAGCCGCTGAACAGCGCGTAGCCTGTGGCGAGCAGCACCCCGCCCGCCAGCGCCACGCTGGGCGCGGGCAGCCACAGGCACAGCCGCGCCGAACGCCGCCACAGCCAGCCCACCGCGGCCACGGCGATCCAGGCGAACAGCGTGATGTGCAGCCCCGAAATGCTCATGAGGTGGGCCACGCCCGTGGCGCGGAACAGATCCCAGTCTGCGCGGTCGATGGCGCGCTGGTCGCCCGTGACCAGCGCGGCCACCACGCCCGCCGCGCGGGCCCGGTCGGGC contains:
- a CDS encoding circularly permuted type 2 ATP-grasp protein; this translates as MQKFDEMYEALPFDGSDIRPHYKRYGQWLALQSAQAMQARREEAEMIFRRVGITFAVYGAKDENDAGTERLIPFDLIPRIIPAHEWARMQQGLVQRVTALNRFIHDVYHGQEILRAGVVPTDLILNNAQYRPEMAGVQVSRDLYAHIAGIDIVRAPDAKGEGVYYVLEDNLRVPSGVSYMLENRKMMMRLFPELFSLHRVAPVAHYPDMLLDTLRASAPPATAEPTVVVLTPGMYNSAYFEHAFLAQQMGVELVEGQDLVVKDNFVYMRTTRGLQRVDVIYRRVDDDFLDPQVFRPTSTLGCAGLMAAYRAGNVAICNAVGTGVADDKSVYPYVPEMIRFYLGEEPILQNVPTWLCRKPDDLKYVLDHLEELVVKEVHGAGGYGMLIGPAATKAEIEDFRRALVANPSGYIAQPTLSLSSCPTFVESGIAPRHIDLRPFVLSGQKVQMVAGGLTRVALQEGSLVVNSSQGGGTKDTWVLGQE
- a CDS encoding alpha-E domain-containing protein gives rise to the protein MLSRTADHLFWMSRYTERAENTARMLNVAYETSMLPQSAAVAEESLLGLLSISELIPAYTQRHGGVTREGVLEFMVRDGSNPSSILACLRAARENARAVRGALTTEVWETQNQTWLELHRQIDSGAFERDPGQFFEWVKYRSHLSRGVTLGTMLQDEAFHFLRLGTFLERADNTARLLDVKFHAVNADFHGSARERGPQEFDFYHWSAILRSVSAFEVYRKVYRDVITPERVADLLILRRDMPRSLHASLHEVAENLAVVANDQSCETQRKAGRLLADLQYGRIDEILATGLHAYLTQFLDRVNELGAGISRDFLVPVYQ